The genomic DNA GGATAACCATCTTTGACGCAGACGTCTACGGGATATTTCTCAGGATGGCAGTTTTCAGCTTACTTCTGTCTTTGGCTGCTCAGACGCtaacttttctcttctttctgctCGTCGTTGTGTTTCTCGGATACTGCTTGTATGTTAAACACATTCATATGAAATATGACCACATACCCGGCCCACCGACGGACAGGTAGGTAAAGTTCTCGGCACTTTTGCTGACACTGCTCGACGCTGACCACGTGATTTCTTCCCCAGTTTTCTCTTCGGACACTCAGCATCGCTTTTGAGGATAATGAAAAATGGCGGAAATATGCACCAGAAACTTCTGGAGTGGTAATTTGAACGTAAACGATGGTTGTGTGTAGGAGtgattaataaataatgataaaacGTATCATTTATGCGGTAGTATGTCTTTTACAGGGCGGATGAGTATGGGCCTGTCTACAAGATATATGCTCTGCATTACGCtgtagtgtgtgtgtcctgTCCCGAGGCAACAAAGGTAAACTGTGACAACAACATGAGTGTGTGCAGTAGCGGTTTTTAATACGGGCGACATGGGTCCGAGGCGGCATCGCagtggggggcggcatcacgggcatcggcaaaaaataaaaacaaattgctCGTattcatgctgccccgacatcatGCCAGCGCgtattgggaatggcataggcaccgatcggttttctgtcgcccatttgctggggcgccaaaataataccacaaaataacagaaaataactttctcatgaaaatacggttattttcagtaatgacaatacagtttgttgccctaattttacatgggattttgcctttttcaagtgctgttaaacattaaattaggaacattttaatgtgattaaacaataaaattaatTGTAAAAAAGGCCAATGAATGcggcaatatgaataataataatacttaaatgtacagaaatatacagttaacagttggtttaaataataatggattgctttcatatagcgctttttgagaccctcaaagcgctttacaattccactttaTAATTCCGCCAGAGGGGgcgccagagggagtgttcgcccaggcACGATCTggtgttgttccaggatcaacattgcaagtgaccaatcagaatgttgtgacgtcatacttttgcgacttcgggaaaaaccgccgtaaaacaaaaaacttaagctgcgagaaaccgcctctgtccgccgatcaacggaccctgaccctaaccctttaataaacgctaagcagaattgatattgtccttggaacattggaatttcataaatgcacgaatggcttggcgcgccaaagaataacgtcacaagaatgtgattggtcacttgcaatgttgttcctggaacaacatttactatGCTGTTCCAGGAACAACAACGcgacgatatcagatcatccgttcgcccagggcgccaaacaggctaggaccgccgcTGAGTGTGTGAAAGTGCTTGGCACAAATCCTGCCCTTAACTTCAAAGTGTGAACTACTGACATTTTGGTTTCACTAAGCATAACTCCTGATAATATTCGTATCAAATCTTCTTTCtctaaaaaatttttttctgtctttctgctcCTGGCTTCAGCAAATATTGATGTCCACAAAATACCCCAAAGATAAACTTGTTTATAAGAGACTTGCCAACCTGTTTGGTCAAAGGTAAGACTGCCTTATCAGGCGCTTTTTTGTAGCGATGCACCAGTTCTAAAAGGCTGTGCTGTTACTGATATCGTTTTAACTTCAGTTACTGGCTGGAATTGATCAACAAAGgcagatatcagtagataccaGTGTGATACTTTGCATTCATTTACCAATATTTAGAGGTGGAGTGAGCTTTGCAATACTCTTATTTGTTTAACACCTGGACTAAGATTAAGACTCACAGGTATAATACagaccaccactgtactcagtgttgggaaggttacttttgaaatgtattccactacagattacagaatacatgccccaaaatgtattttgtaattgCTTAATATATAAGTAatatactttggattacttaatatattatcatgcctTTTAACAACTAATGAAtgtcctattgctgtgtgatttattactattactgaaggctactcacCATACCATTAGcaactagatgtttaaatcttaatataaatgagtaacagtaggtggacattaggtaaggctgcactttttgcagcgatctcatatagaaaactattccgcgcgtatataaaacaggtctgtggctctgaaccgtagtaaaggacctctggctaatacgtcgggttcgtgtcgggctcgtagccaaaaactagctttactttgttgtctgggtcaactttggtagcgagagacagagagaggcgttgaaaggctgctgcaacggaacttattgttttggaggaaaacacgaacacggtgtacattcgagtcttaatagcttacttacaactgggctcgtcaggctctctgtttggcatttgagcctcttaatgcgtgttttgtttgtttccaccggtgtggaattaccaaaaatagagagggcagagctgaacatatgaaacaggaaaagaccgccgtgtaatccctttatttcaacaaagtaactgtattctaaataccacccttataaacagtaactgtaaccgaatacagttactcatattttatgttttaaatacgtaacagcggtacatgtattcctttactccccaacactgactgtACTGCAGAGATGGGAATCAATGACGTACTAATACTTTATCACATACTTAAGTAGCCTTTTTCCCTCACTGTGGAGGCAGTCTGAGAAAGCTCGGTGAGTCCATCAGGATCGCGTCGTTCTGTCATGTATTCGCTGTATGGCAGGCAGGAtgtggattcaggagacagaacATAAACTCAAATCTAGcaaaaataatcataaaatcTCAAACAATAACTGGGCAGGAACGAGGAATCCAAACACTAGGAATTTTCTGGGAAACACAGAATAAGGTAATACGCAACCATGAGGGAAGAGGGGCAATGTGGCAATGAACAAAGGGAGACAGAGATAATATATACTCACAGGATAATAAGAGAAGACAGCAGATGGCACGCACAGCTTAAAACTATAGGAGGACCAGATAGGAACATTTAGATTAGATGCAACCTGAATGCCAACAGTAAGCAAAACTAACAGTAACTAAAACTCAGAGGAATAAAATAACGTATTTTGTCAACTGTCTTCTTTGAAGGCTCTTAGGCAACGGCCTGGCAACAGCACGGGATCATGAGCAGTGGTACAAACAGCGCCGGATCATGGACCCTGCATTCAGCAGCCTGTGAGTTTCACAGTTatcacaaaaagacaaaagagtTTGTTTGTTCAACCACTGatttttttccaaatgaatTTCTGTGGTAGTTTGTTGGCAGGTTCTGGCTCCTCCGGTTAAAGCTATCATTACTTCCAGGTATCTGAGAGGTCTGATGGGAACCTTCAATGAGAGGGCAGAGAAACTGATGGATAAACTTGCAGATGTTGCTGACAGTAAAACAGAAGCTAATATGCTCCAGCTTGTCAACTATGTTACCCTGGATGTTATTACTAAGGTTTTATATTACAgtcagttttacagcttttacaGCAGTCTTTATCCAAATAATATTtcctcatgtttgtgtttttccttgaTAAATCTCAGGTTGCTTTCGGGGTGGACTTGGACCTGCTGAAGAACACTTCACAGTTCCCTAAAGCCATTGAGACATGTTTGAAAGGGATGGCTCACTACATTAGAGACAACTTTTTCGAGGTATTACTTTAGTGTTTTTTGATGAGCGAGATGagagatgagatagcctttatttgtcagttacAGTTGCCCACAactgagatgacagaccttgccgaccgtacatagaatacacaaacatcacattggggagacaggtcaggctaggtagcaaggaaaaaaaaacatcgaaatgtgtaacacaaaaggataatccaggaatgcacagatatcaacacaccataacacaataaaacacagacaagcaacatgggagAGTATTCCAGTGTGTACAGCTGATCTGGGTCCACTGCAATCTTCGATTGCACCTCCAGCTGATCCGGTGTCCACATCGGATGGGAGGTAAGCATGGGAGGAGGCGTTGGATTCGGGGGAGGGAGGGTGATAGTGAGTATCAGCGTACatgttttgtgcgtgtgtgtgtgtgtatcccaTGTTCAACTGAGAGAAAATGTCACCACGCCCGGTTAAGCATCAGTCAACAGTCTCCAGTTGACCCAGGTGGCCTTGAATGAGGTACAAAGAGTTCGACAACAATCCTGTTATCATGGGAAGAATTTGTTGTTCCAGTCAGCTTCGACCTTGGCAGGCCTTCAGCTGGCGCCGGTGGGATAGCCACATGAGTGAAGCTGGTGAATGTTTGGGTTTAGTGCAAACAACGGCATCCAATTTTTACAGTTGGTTTAATGTCCATCACTGGTCACCAATTATCTCAATTCCCATTGTTCTTCTCCAAGATGTTATCCATATTGCGTTCAAAACACAGTCTGAGTACTCCCAGCCCTGCCAATCGTCTATCATGTTGGCCAGCCTTATGGGATTTTGAACAGCTGTAGCCGCTTCTTGTTCTTCGATAAGCCAGCTCCAAGCCAGCTCCAATCAGCCCGAACTCCGTTATCGTGGTTCCAAATTGGTAGATGTCGTTCAATGTCCTCCGTCGAGTGTTGCCAGACACACGACGCAACCGACCATGGAGTATCCGGCAGCAAACGTCTCTGCAGGACAATCGGGCTCTCCCAAGCCTAGCAGGTTGTCAATTCCATTacgggaccagttgatcaaatccataattctttaggttttagagaacaagaCCGAGAAACTCTTTGAGGGTTAGAGTTAGACGAGACTAGACAAACACctagaagcagcagcagagaagataagggagggagagggggaggCGTCCGCCTCCTCCAAgagccaaagaagaagaaagtatgTACTGCAAGTCTTGTTGCATGGAATGTTAACTTTTTCAATCTGCCATTCCAGTTTAATCCAAAGAACAGAGGATACATTAATGAGGTGAGGGAAGCGTGCCGCCTGCTGCGCAAAACTGGATCTCAGTGGATCGCTGAGAGAAAGGCCGCCATTGAAAACGGTGACGAGGTCCCCAAGGACATCCTGACACAAATCATCAAAACTGCCAACCAAGGTTGTAATCCCTAAATTTCACATTTGAATAGACTCAGTAAGCCTTGAGCATTGATTTTAAATTGCTGTGAATAGTACACACAAGAGTAAACAAATACACTGAGTTTTTAGTTGTGGCGAGTGGAGTGTTCTTTGTTGTGGTCTGCGTGCTGATGCTGAAGAAGCGACATCATGCCGATGACACCAGCAAACTAaataaactgatcaggaaggctggctctgtgaTTCGCTTGAAAATGGACACTTTGGAAGCTTTGCCGAATATAAACAGATGACTGATAGAGACATTAACACAGAAGACATTGTATCATCTGACgtgtaataaatgaaaaaaagagaaggaagccaaatattaatttatatgtcaattttcttattgtttcagaggaaatcATGACTGAAGAAGATGAGGAATTTATGCTGGACAATTTCGTGACATTCTTCATTGCAGGTGAGTCTCTGTTATTTCGTGTGTCTCCAGCAGACTGTGATACTGAAGAGCATAAGCGGTTAACAAAGTAGATGGGTAGTTGGATGGATCTGTGAAATGTTACAAAATAAGTTGGATGTTGTGCTTCCTTCTGGCACACTGCAAGGCTTAACTGCCACAGCATATTCGTCCACATATATGAAGCCCCCTTCATCAAAGACTGGTTTAAATCCAAACACTGAACCTTGGGGTACACCAGAAGTGACCGGGAATAGACGAGAGTGGAATGCTTTCAGTTGAATAAACTGGGAGTGGTCAAGGAGCTATGGTTGTAACCAGGTCAGGGAGCTGAACAGGATGATGAATGAGTGACTGGACCAGAGACTGGACTACAGACTGAACTGACTGGAGTGGGTCAGAGATGCCGAGAGAGGAAAGTCTGCTTAGAAGGACAGAATGAGAGATCGTGTCGAAGGCTGAGCTCAGATCCAAAAGGACGAGAATGGTGAGAAGACCAGAGTCAGCTCCGACTCGAAGATCATTAGTGACTTTAAATAAAgcagtttctgtactgtgacatgAACGAACACCAGACTGAAATCTCTCGTAGATGTTATTATTATCCAGGTGTGAATGAAGTTGAACTGCAACTACTTTTTCAAGTATTTTATAGATGAAGGGTAAATTAGAAATTGTACGGCGGTTGTTAAAGTTGTTAGGATCTAAAGAAGGTTTTTTCAGCATGGGAGTGActgaagtctgtgaaggttctcagtcatccagctcatcgtagtcaaaggagcttgcaaagaagggcgtctggacttctttaagttacttgaagacgtttcacctctcgtccgagaagcttcttcagttctaaggtcaaatggtggagagtcccagatataaacctagtgggagtgaccccccacagagggacaaaaggaccccctgatgatcctctttgtctcaggcgattagaggatcatcagggggtccttttgtccctctgtggggggtcactcccactaggtttatatctgggactctccaccatttgaccttagaactgaagaagcttctcggacgagaggtgaaacgtcttcaagtaacttaaagaagtccagacgcccttctttgcaagctcctttgacgaaGTGACTGAAGCAATCTTGACTAAGGAGGGGACGACACCGGTGGTGAGTGAAGAGTGAATGATAGCAGAGATGAGTGGGAGTAAGGAAGAGAGGCAGGATTTCACAAGCCCTGTAGGCATAGGGTCAAGATGACATGTGGCAGGCTTTGAGTTACATATAAACTCAGAAATATCAGATAAATCAGGAAGATGGAAAGTGGAAAACGGCTCAAAATAGAGAAAAGGTTCTGGAGAGGGGGTAGACACAACAATTGAACTGAGTTGCTGGTGGATGTTATTGATTTTTGTAGTCCAGAGCAGCATCAAGGAGTTACAGGTTTCTTGTGCCTTGTTGATTCGAGTCTTTATGCTGAAGTACATGGTATTTGTAGATTTCTGCATCAACAGGAATCTAAATAATGGCTTGCTGCTATCATGAGTGTGCAGTGCTCTTGGCTTCACCGTCTGAGCTGTCTTTTGATTGTGACCCCTGGTTTCAAAAATGCTAAGCAATGGAGGAAATGCTAAACTTGAAACTTGAAAAACAGCAGCTTCTTTTGTATATAGTGTATGTTGTAACATTTTATTGAGCTTCATGGTGGTAATATTCAATTTTGATACATTTGTGCTATTTCAGGCCAAGaaacaacagccaatcagctggcGTTTTGCATCATGGAACTCGGAAGACATCCTGATATACTGGAAAAGTAAAAAGTCAAAATATAGCACATAACAGTTTCCATTAGAACAAGTGAACTTTGGTTTCTTATGGAGTTTTCTCATTTCTCAGAGCGAAGAAAGAAGTGGACGATGTTATTGGGATGAAACGTGAAATAAGCTACGATGACCTGGGCAAGTTGGTCTACCTGTCACAGGTACATGTGGCAATTTGAAAATTGTGGTAATGTTTTTAGTGTGATTTGTAATCTCATGTTCACCCATGGATTCAAAATTAGTCAACTAACAATGAAAGACTGTATCAACAGTAAACTTAGGCTCTCAGTCTTGTTTTTATAAAACAAGATGCACCATAAACGTTGTAATCTTCCCCCAGGTGCTAAAAGAGACTCTGAGAATTTATCCCGTGACTCCGGCCACATCTCGTGATATTGCTGAAGACATGGTCATTGATGGTGTCCACATACCTGGAGGATTTGTTGCTGTAGTGAGTcatagatatttttttttatgtgtttctagcttcaaagcagaaaataaacttctg from Maylandia zebra isolate NMK-2024a linkage group LG15, Mzebra_GT3a, whole genome shotgun sequence includes the following:
- the LOC101484552 gene encoding cholesterol 24-hydroxylase, with product MAVFSLLLSLAAQTLTFLFFLLVVVFLGYCLYVKHIHMKYDHIPGPPTDSFLFGHSASLLRIMKNGGNMHQKLLEWADEYGPVYKIYALHYAVVCVSCPEATKQILMSTKYPKDKLVYKRLANLFGQRLLGNGLATARDHEQWYKQRRIMDPAFSSLYLRGLMGTFNERAEKLMDKLADVADSKTEANMLQLVNYVTLDVITKVAFGVDLDLLKNTSQFPKAIETCLKGMAHYIRDNFFEFNPKNRGYINEVREACRLLRKTGSQWIAERKAAIENGDEVPKDILTQIIKTANQEEIMTEEDEEFMLDNFVTFFIAGQETTANQLAFCIMELGRHPDILEKAKKEVDDVIGMKREISYDDLGKLVYLSQVLKETLRIYPVTPATSRDIAEDMVIDGVHIPGGFVAVFSSYVSGRLERFFKDPLRFDPDRFHPDAPKPYYCYYPFALGPRSCLGKNFAQMEAKVVMAKLLQRFDFTLVPGQTFDILDAGMLRPKSGVICSFAHRE